A portion of the Acidimicrobiales bacterium genome contains these proteins:
- the shc gene encoding squalene--hopene cyclase, which produces MTVLDRSVTALGARARETLVRARDHLLARQSPAGWWKGDLETNVTMDAEDLMLREFLGVRDEEETAAAARWIRSHQRDDGTWANFFGGPGDLSTTVEAYVALRLAGDSPQAPHMAAAARFVREQGGLEATRVFTHIWLALFGLWPWEDLPAVPPEVMYLPPTVPFNIYEFGCWARQTVVALTVVIAYRPVRPLPFGLEELRSGASYQPPARGITDWRGRFGLLDFLLHRYERLARRELVRRAVREPALARAERWIVRRQEADGSWGGIQPPWVYSILALSLRGYPLDHPVISKAFEGIEGFLIRRDGVRWLEACQSPVWDSALAVIALADAGVAADDPALRRAAAWILGEEVTVRGDWATRREGTPEGGWAFEFANDNYPDVDDTAEVVLALRRVRAEEPEAVEAAVARALAWSQPMASSGGAWGAFDADNTRDVLYEMPFCDFGAVIDPPSADVTAHMIEMLSHEPAADPAVLAAGLQWLRSEQEPDGSWFGRWGVNYVYGTGAALPALVAAGVPADDPAVVAGVEFLERHQNEDGGWGEDIRSYDDPSRRGVGASTASQTAWALQALVAADAADSEAARRGVEFLVATQREDGNWDEPYYTGTGFPGDFYINYHLYRLVFPLSALGRWCRAVGALEGGTP; this is translated from the coding sequence ATGACCGTCCTCGACCGCTCCGTCACCGCCCTCGGGGCGCGTGCCCGCGAGACCCTCGTGCGCGCCCGCGACCACCTGCTCGCCCGACAGTCGCCCGCCGGGTGGTGGAAGGGCGACCTCGAGACGAACGTCACGATGGACGCCGAGGACCTGATGCTGCGCGAGTTCCTCGGCGTGCGCGACGAGGAGGAGACCGCCGCCGCGGCGCGCTGGATCCGTTCGCACCAGCGCGACGACGGCACCTGGGCGAACTTCTTCGGTGGCCCCGGCGACCTCTCGACCACCGTCGAGGCCTACGTCGCGCTGCGCCTCGCGGGGGACTCCCCGCAGGCGCCGCACATGGCGGCCGCGGCGCGCTTCGTGCGCGAGCAGGGTGGCCTCGAGGCGACGCGGGTCTTTACCCACATCTGGCTGGCGCTGTTCGGCCTCTGGCCGTGGGAGGACCTGCCGGCGGTGCCTCCGGAGGTGATGTACCTCCCCCCGACGGTGCCCTTCAACATCTACGAGTTCGGCTGCTGGGCACGTCAGACGGTGGTCGCCCTCACCGTCGTGATCGCCTACCGCCCGGTGCGCCCGCTGCCCTTCGGCCTCGAGGAGCTGCGCTCGGGCGCCAGCTACCAGCCGCCGGCGCGGGGGATCACCGACTGGCGCGGACGCTTCGGCCTCCTCGACTTCCTGCTGCACCGCTACGAGCGCCTCGCCCGGCGCGAGCTCGTCCGCCGGGCGGTGCGCGAGCCGGCGCTCGCCCGTGCCGAGCGGTGGATCGTCCGCCGCCAGGAGGCCGACGGCAGCTGGGGCGGGATCCAACCGCCGTGGGTGTACTCGATCCTCGCGCTCTCGCTGCGCGGCTACCCGCTCGACCACCCGGTGATCAGCAAGGCCTTCGAGGGCATCGAGGGCTTCCTCATCCGGCGCGACGGTGTGCGCTGGCTGGAGGCCTGCCAGTCGCCGGTGTGGGACAGCGCGCTCGCCGTGATCGCGCTCGCCGACGCCGGCGTCGCCGCCGACGACCCGGCGCTGCGCCGCGCCGCGGCGTGGATCCTCGGCGAGGAGGTCACCGTGCGCGGCGACTGGGCGACGCGCCGGGAGGGGACCCCTGAGGGCGGCTGGGCCTTCGAGTTCGCGAACGACAACTACCCCGACGTCGACGACACCGCCGAGGTCGTGCTCGCCCTCCGGCGGGTGCGCGCCGAGGAGCCCGAGGCCGTCGAGGCGGCGGTCGCCCGCGCCCTCGCCTGGTCGCAGCCGATGGCCTCGTCGGGTGGCGCGTGGGGCGCCTTCGACGCCGACAACACCCGCGACGTCCTCTACGAGATGCCCTTCTGCGACTTCGGCGCGGTCATCGACCCGCCGAGCGCGGATGTGACGGCGCACATGATCGAGATGCTCTCCCACGAGCCCGCCGCCGACCCCGCGGTGCTCGCCGCGGGGCTGCAGTGGCTGCGCTCCGAGCAGGAGCCGGACGGCAGCTGGTTCGGCCGCTGGGGCGTGAACTACGTCTACGGCACCGGTGCCGCCCTCCCCGCGCTCGTCGCCGCCGGCGTCCCCGCCGACGACCCGGCGGTCGTCGCGGGCGTCGAGTTCCTCGAGCGCCACCAGAACGAGGACGGCGGCTGGGGCGAGGACATCCGCTCCTACGACGACCCCTCGCGGCGCGGCGTGGGCGCCTCCACCGCCTCCCAGACCGCGTGGGCGCTGCAGGCGCTCGTCGCCGCCGACGCCGCGGACTCCGAGGCGGCGCGGCGCGGCGTCGAGTTCCTCGTCGCCACCCAGCGCGAGGACGGCAACTGGGACGAGCCCTACTACACGGGCACCGGCTTCCCGGGCGACTTCTACATCAACTACCACCTCTACCGGCTCGTCTTCCCGCTCTCCGCCCTCGGCCGCTGGTGCCGTGCGGTCGGCGCCCTCGAAGGAGGCACGCCGTGA
- a CDS encoding polyprenyl synthetase family protein — MIPTERVPEILTRARGHVAPALRAAIAVLSPELRPVAEYHLGWRDERGALVGGDGGKGVRPALSVLSAEAVGAEASVGVPGAVAVELVHNFSLIHDDVIDEDVERRHRPTVWALYGIGPAVIAGDALLALAQQVVLGPVPGPDAERAARRVADATAAMIAGQALDMAFERRDDVGVASCLAMEAGKTGALLGCAASIGAVLAGADEPVVEALDRFGVELGLSFQAVDDLLGIWGDPAATGKPAWSDLRQHKKSLPVAAALASGGAAVAELSSLLFSEHLEERDVERAAALVEECGGRDFATSEAAAHLATALAAVEGLALREESVAELVELAHFVVERQF, encoded by the coding sequence GTGATCCCGACCGAACGGGTGCCGGAGATTCTCACCCGCGCCCGCGGCCACGTCGCGCCGGCGCTGCGCGCCGCGATCGCGGTGCTCTCGCCCGAGCTGCGCCCCGTCGCCGAGTACCACCTCGGCTGGCGGGACGAGCGCGGCGCGCTCGTCGGCGGTGACGGCGGCAAGGGCGTGCGCCCCGCCCTCTCGGTGCTCTCCGCGGAGGCGGTCGGCGCCGAGGCCTCGGTCGGCGTGCCCGGCGCGGTGGCAGTCGAGCTCGTCCACAACTTCTCGCTCATCCACGACGACGTGATCGACGAGGACGTCGAGCGGCGCCACCGCCCGACGGTCTGGGCGCTGTACGGGATCGGCCCCGCGGTGATCGCCGGGGACGCGCTGCTCGCCCTCGCCCAGCAGGTCGTGCTCGGACCCGTCCCCGGCCCCGACGCGGAGCGCGCCGCGCGGCGCGTCGCCGACGCCACCGCGGCGATGATCGCCGGCCAGGCGCTCGACATGGCCTTCGAGCGACGCGACGACGTCGGCGTCGCGAGCTGCCTCGCGATGGAGGCCGGCAAGACCGGCGCCCTCCTCGGCTGCGCGGCCTCGATCGGCGCCGTCCTCGCCGGAGCCGACGAGCCGGTCGTCGAGGCGCTCGACCGCTTCGGCGTCGAGCTCGGCCTCTCCTTCCAGGCGGTCGACGACCTCCTCGGCATCTGGGGCGACCCGGCCGCCACCGGGAAGCCGGCGTGGAGCGACCTCCGCCAGCACAAGAAGAGCCTCCCCGTCGCGGCCGCGCTCGCGAGCGGCGGCGCGGCGGTCGCCGAGCTCTCGTCGCTGCTGTTCTCCGAGCATCTCGAGGAACGCGACGTCGAGCGGGCGGCGGCGCTCGTCGAGGAGTGTGGCGGCAGGGACTTCGCGACGAGCGAGGCCGCGGCGCACCTCGCCACCGCCCTCGCCGCCGTCGAGGGGCTGGCGCTTCGCGAGGAGAGCGTCGCCGAGCTCGTCGAGCTCGCCCACTTCGTCGTCGAGCGGCAGTTCTGA
- the hpnE gene encoding hydroxysqualene dehydroxylase HpnE: MSVIGGGLAGLSAAIACADAGAEVDLFEARPRLGGATWSFSRNGLAYDNGQHVYLRCCAAYRRFLERLDTAALAPLEGALRIPVYAPGTAGGPPRRALLARDGLPAPLHLARSLLGYSHLGLRDRLGLGRVLGALGALSLADPVLDSETFGAFLRRHGQSDRAIHALFDLIVLPTTNLRSDEVSLALAAKVFKTGLLEEPDAADIGWARAPLSAVHVDPAHRLLEQLGGRVHRRAKVEAIELAAAAPAAVRVGGEAVACDAVVVAVPQPAAVALLDPLGAERPSPLLADEPIIDLHFVFDRRVLDEPLAAAVGSPVQYVFDRTEASGLTGPGQCIALSVSGAEAEIGERPEVLRTRYLEALGALFPRVRTAEVVDFVVSREHEATFRGVPGTAALRRGVETGHRGVYLAGAWTDTGWPATMEGAVRSGTRAAWHALVGLGARRGLPALEEEAA, translated from the coding sequence GTGAGCGTGATCGGCGGGGGCCTCGCCGGCCTCAGCGCGGCGATCGCCTGCGCGGACGCAGGCGCCGAGGTCGACCTCTTCGAGGCGCGCCCCCGTCTCGGCGGGGCGACGTGGTCCTTCAGCCGCAACGGCCTCGCCTACGACAACGGCCAGCACGTCTACCTCCGCTGCTGCGCCGCCTACCGCCGCTTCCTCGAGCGCCTCGACACGGCGGCGCTCGCGCCGCTCGAGGGCGCGCTGCGCATCCCCGTCTACGCACCCGGCACAGCGGGCGGCCCACCGCGGCGTGCCCTGCTCGCCCGCGACGGACTCCCCGCGCCGCTCCACCTCGCGCGCTCCCTCCTCGGTTACTCCCACCTCGGCCTGCGCGACCGCCTCGGCCTCGGCCGGGTGCTCGGCGCGCTCGGCGCCCTCTCGCTCGCGGACCCGGTGCTCGACAGCGAGACCTTCGGCGCCTTCCTCCGCCGCCACGGGCAGAGCGACCGGGCGATCCACGCCCTGTTCGACCTCATCGTCCTCCCGACCACGAACCTGCGGAGCGACGAGGTCTCGCTCGCGCTCGCTGCCAAGGTCTTCAAGACCGGCCTCCTCGAGGAGCCCGACGCGGCCGACATCGGCTGGGCCCGCGCCCCCCTCTCCGCAGTGCACGTCGATCCCGCGCACCGCCTGTTGGAGCAGCTCGGCGGGCGCGTGCACCGCCGGGCCAAGGTGGAGGCGATCGAGCTCGCCGCCGCGGCGCCGGCCGCTGTCCGGGTGGGCGGCGAGGCGGTGGCGTGCGACGCCGTGGTCGTCGCCGTCCCCCAGCCTGCCGCCGTCGCGCTCCTCGACCCGCTCGGCGCTGAGCGGCCGTCGCCGCTCCTCGCGGACGAGCCGATCATCGACTTGCACTTCGTCTTCGACCGCCGCGTCCTCGACGAGCCGCTCGCCGCCGCGGTCGGCTCGCCGGTGCAGTACGTCTTCGACCGCACCGAGGCGTCGGGGCTCACCGGCCCCGGCCAGTGCATCGCCCTCTCGGTCTCCGGCGCCGAGGCGGAGATCGGCGAGCGCCCCGAGGTGCTGCGCACCCGCTACCTGGAGGCGCTCGGCGCGCTCTTCCCGCGGGTCCGCACCGCGGAGGTCGTTGACTTCGTCGTCTCGCGCGAGCACGAGGCGACCTTCCGCGGCGTGCCGGGCACGGCCGCGCTCCGCCGCGGCGTGGAGACGGGGCACCGCGGCGTCTACCTCGCCGGGGCGTGGACCGACACCGGCTGGCCGGCGACGATGGAGGGCGCGGTGCGCAGCGGCACGCGCGCCGCCTGGCACGCCCTCGTCGGCCTCGGCGCCCGCCGCGGCCTCCCTGCTCTCGAGGAGGAGGCGGCGTGA
- the hpnD gene encoding presqualene diphosphate synthase HpnD → MSELEAAYARCEEITRSAARNFAWGIRLLDVDKRRAMSALYAFARRVDDIGDGPLSAVEKREALLRVRGEIDELGSGAAAGDPVLLALGDTTNRFSLSLAALHELVQGCEMDTETAHYERFDELVVYCRCVAGSIGRLSLGIFGSDGSEPTVALADTLGVALQLTNILRDVVEDRDVMGRVYLPLEDLDHFGCAADASGPPAALADLVRFEATRARERYEIGLQLLDHLDRRSRACVSAMAGIYRRLLTRIEREPLAVLERRVSLPSWEKAWVAARSLSGVGA, encoded by the coding sequence GTGAGCGAGCTCGAGGCCGCCTACGCGCGTTGCGAGGAGATCACCCGCAGCGCGGCGCGCAACTTCGCCTGGGGGATCCGCCTGCTCGACGTCGACAAGCGCCGGGCGATGTCTGCGCTGTACGCCTTCGCGCGCCGCGTCGACGACATCGGCGACGGCCCCCTCTCGGCGGTCGAGAAGCGCGAGGCGCTGCTGCGCGTGCGCGGCGAGATCGACGAGCTCGGGAGCGGCGCGGCGGCGGGTGATCCTGTGCTGCTCGCCCTCGGGGACACGACGAACCGCTTCAGCCTCTCCCTCGCCGCCCTGCACGAGCTCGTCCAGGGCTGCGAGATGGACACCGAGACGGCGCACTACGAGCGCTTCGACGAGCTCGTCGTCTACTGCCGCTGTGTCGCCGGGTCAATCGGCCGGCTCTCGCTCGGAATCTTCGGGAGCGACGGATCCGAGCCGACCGTCGCGCTCGCCGACACCCTCGGGGTCGCGTTGCAGCTGACGAACATCCTGCGTGACGTGGTCGAGGACCGCGACGTGATGGGCCGGGTCTACCTCCCGCTCGAGGACCTCGATCACTTCGGCTGCGCCGCCGACGCGAGCGGCCCGCCGGCGGCGCTCGCGGACCTCGTGCGCTTCGAGGCGACGCGCGCCCGCGAGCGCTACGAGATCGGCCTGCAGCTCCTCGACCACCTCGACCGCCGTAGCCGTGCGTGCGTGAGCGCGATGGCGGGCATCTACCGACGCCTCCTCACCCGCATCGAGCGCGAGCCACTCGCGGTGCTCGAGCGCCGGGTCTCCCTCCCCTCCTGGGAGAAGGCCTGGGTCGCGGCGCGCAGCCTGAGCGGGGTGGGCGCGTGA
- the hpnC gene encoding squalene synthase HpnC, whose amino-acid sequence MSTTAAAARAAAPEQSSVMARASGENFPVASALLPRVYRRHLLAIYGYARLVDEIGDRPDGGGAAERLAELDWAEAEIDRALVGEADHPVFVAAGETARAIGVGREPFVDLIEANRLDQRRSRYPDFAALEGYCQKSANPVGRLVLAVFGATSPAAVRHSDAVCTALQLVEHFQDVAEDYAAGRVYLPAEDLAAFAVTEESLAGPATPALRRLLAFEVGRARALLDGGLPLLGLLPPFGRLAVAGFCGGGLAQLDALEAAGYDVFGAPVKATKWAVLGRSARLLALRGAR is encoded by the coding sequence GTGAGCACGACCGCCGCCGCGGCGCGCGCCGCCGCGCCCGAGCAGTCCTCGGTGATGGCACGGGCCTCGGGAGAGAACTTCCCGGTGGCCTCGGCCCTGCTGCCCCGCGTCTACCGCCGCCACCTCCTCGCCATCTACGGCTACGCCCGCCTCGTGGACGAGATCGGCGACCGCCCCGACGGGGGCGGCGCGGCCGAGCGCCTCGCCGAGCTCGACTGGGCCGAGGCGGAGATCGACCGCGCCCTTGTCGGCGAGGCGGACCATCCGGTCTTCGTCGCCGCCGGCGAGACGGCGCGCGCGATCGGCGTCGGCAGGGAGCCTTTCGTCGATCTCATCGAGGCCAACCGCCTCGACCAGCGCCGGTCGCGCTACCCCGACTTCGCCGCGCTCGAGGGCTACTGCCAGAAGAGCGCCAACCCCGTCGGCCGCCTCGTGCTCGCCGTCTTCGGAGCCACCTCGCCGGCCGCGGTGCGCCACTCGGACGCCGTCTGCACAGCGTTGCAGCTCGTCGAGCACTTCCAGGACGTCGCCGAGGACTACGCGGCGGGACGCGTCTACCTCCCCGCCGAGGACCTCGCCGCGTTCGCGGTCACCGAGGAGAGCCTCGCCGGACCGGCGACGCCCGCGCTGCGGCGGCTGCTCGCCTTCGAGGTGGGCAGGGCTAGGGCGCTGCTCGATGGCGGCCTTCCGCTGCTCGGGCTGCTGCCGCCCTTCGGCCGGCTGGCGGTCGCCGGCTTCTGCGGGGGCGGCCTGGCGCAGCTCGACGCGTTGGAGGCGGCCGGTTACGACGTCTTCGGCGCACCGGTGAAGGCGACCAAGTGGGCCGTCCTCGGCCGGAGCGCCCGCCTCCTCGCCCTCCGAGGTGCGCGGTGA
- the dxs gene encoding 1-deoxy-D-xylulose-5-phosphate synthase — protein sequence MGKAGDEIASYPLLFAINSPGDLRALEADALDALAEEIRAFIVASVSRTGGHLGSNLGAVEATIALHRVFHSPEDVLLFDTGHQAYVHKLLTGRSAGFERLRKEGGLSGYPSRAESAHDWIENSHASTALSYAYGIASAFKSNGEDAFRRVVALVGDGALTGGMAYEALNNLGHSEARVVVVLNDNGRSYAPTVSKLSESLTQIRLNPSYGAIRNKVGQLISEIPGVGPIAGQSLRNFVSALREFVEPHVFFEALGIRYIGPVDGHDIAALEQALRNAATWQGPIVLHVLTRKGKGYGPAEQDEVQCLHDLKVPSNAISPPGSASDHGALFVGERPPETSYTEAFAKAVLEAARRDRRVVAVTAAMPGPTGLLPFEARYPNRFYDVGIAEQHAMTAAAGMALADLRPVVAIYSTFLSRAFDQQNLDVGLHGAPVVICADRAGITGDDGPSHHGLLDMVLALSIPEMAVFAPAEPAEIEPMLAAALELERPCLIRYPKTPGPLRLGDAASGLSSRVLREGGEEILLVGVGKMAERALEAAKLLADEGLQVTVVDPRVIRPLDGALLERALEARLVVTAEDGFVSGGAGEFVRREVERAAGEQGRLGPVVRSLGVPTRYLAHGSPETILARLGLDAQGIAASVLALREQVEAARGPEGTPLERSSAAPARGDLYP from the coding sequence ATGGGTAAGGCGGGAGACGAGATCGCGAGCTACCCGTTGCTCTTCGCGATCAACTCCCCCGGTGACCTCCGGGCGCTCGAGGCGGACGCCCTCGACGCCCTCGCCGAGGAGATCCGCGCGTTCATCGTCGCCTCGGTCAGCAGGACCGGCGGCCACCTCGGCTCAAACCTCGGCGCCGTCGAGGCGACGATCGCCCTGCACCGTGTCTTCCACTCGCCCGAGGACGTGCTCCTCTTCGACACCGGCCACCAGGCCTACGTGCACAAGCTGCTCACCGGCCGCAGCGCCGGCTTCGAGCGCCTCCGTAAGGAGGGCGGCCTCTCCGGCTACCCGAGCCGGGCCGAGTCGGCGCACGACTGGATCGAGAACTCGCACGCCTCGACGGCGCTCAGCTACGCCTACGGCATCGCCTCTGCCTTCAAGTCGAACGGCGAGGACGCCTTCCGGAGGGTCGTCGCCCTCGTCGGAGACGGGGCGCTCACCGGCGGCATGGCCTACGAGGCGCTCAACAACCTCGGCCACTCCGAGGCGCGGGTGGTCGTCGTGCTGAACGACAACGGCCGCAGCTACGCGCCGACGGTCTCCAAGCTCTCGGAGTCCCTGACCCAGATCCGCCTCAACCCCTCCTACGGCGCGATCCGCAACAAGGTCGGCCAGCTCATCTCCGAGATCCCGGGTGTCGGGCCGATCGCCGGGCAGTCGTTGCGGAACTTCGTCTCCGCGCTGCGCGAGTTCGTCGAGCCGCACGTCTTCTTCGAGGCCCTCGGGATCCGCTACATCGGTCCCGTCGACGGTCACGACATCGCCGCCCTCGAGCAGGCGCTGCGCAACGCCGCGACCTGGCAGGGACCCATCGTCCTGCACGTCCTCACCCGCAAGGGCAAGGGCTACGGACCCGCCGAGCAGGACGAGGTGCAGTGCCTGCACGACCTGAAGGTGCCCTCCAACGCGATCAGTCCTCCGGGCAGCGCCTCGGACCACGGCGCCCTCTTCGTCGGCGAGCGGCCGCCGGAGACGAGCTACACCGAGGCCTTCGCGAAGGCGGTCCTCGAGGCCGCCCGTCGCGACCGGCGCGTCGTCGCGGTCACCGCTGCGATGCCCGGACCGACCGGGCTCTTGCCCTTCGAGGCGCGCTACCCCAACCGCTTCTACGACGTCGGCATCGCCGAGCAGCACGCGATGACCGCCGCGGCGGGGATGGCGCTCGCCGACCTCCGCCCGGTCGTCGCCATCTACTCGACCTTCTTGTCGCGCGCCTTTGACCAGCAGAACCTCGACGTCGGCCTGCACGGCGCGCCGGTCGTGATCTGCGCCGACCGCGCGGGGATCACCGGCGACGACGGCCCGAGCCACCACGGCCTCCTCGACATGGTGCTCGCGCTGTCGATCCCCGAGATGGCCGTCTTCGCCCCCGCCGAGCCCGCGGAGATCGAGCCGATGCTCGCCGCCGCGCTCGAGCTCGAGCGGCCGTGCCTCATCCGCTACCCGAAGACCCCCGGACCGCTCCGCCTCGGCGACGCCGCCTCGGGCCTCTCCTCGCGGGTGCTGCGCGAGGGCGGAGAGGAGATCCTGCTCGTCGGTGTCGGCAAGATGGCCGAGCGCGCCCTCGAGGCGGCGAAGCTGCTCGCCGACGAGGGCCTCCAGGTCACGGTGGTCGACCCACGGGTCATCCGCCCGCTCGACGGCGCCCTCCTCGAGCGCGCCCTCGAGGCGCGCCTCGTCGTCACCGCCGAAGACGGCTTCGTGAGCGGCGGCGCCGGCGAGTTCGTCCGCCGCGAGGTCGAGCGCGCCGCGGGGGAGCAGGGCCGCCTCGGCCCCGTCGTCCGTTCCCTCGGCGTCCCCACCCGCTACCTCGCGCACGGCAGCCCGGAGACGATCCTCGCCCGCCTCGGCCTCGACGCCCAGGGCATCGCCGCCTCGGTGCTCGCGCTGCGCGAGCAGGTCGAGGCCGCGAGGGGCCCCGAGGGCACGCCGCTCGAGCGCTCGAGCGCCGCTCCGGCGCGCGGCGACCTCTACCCGTGA
- a CDS encoding TetR family transcriptional regulator: MTATVTAPTRRSGLTMAALVERSGVGASAVRFYLAEGLLPPPERLAANRFAYDERHVELLQLIRLLRERRRLSLPAIRQLLPELLPDLTGSPDGGVFRPELWRQLLAPPGESAHGTAERIVEEALGAFSGRGYFDVSIDDVCRAAQIAKGSFYRHFRSKEELLTAVVRRATARVAASVREPEAAIVEPAPFAERLSAALIPFRSLLFDLASLASTGHAAESAALGEMLADLAGLVLDADPLADATTTVDAALAALVRASAAGAGAPARAAVEAR; encoded by the coding sequence GTGACCGCGACCGTGACCGCGCCGACCCGCCGCTCCGGGCTGACGATGGCCGCCCTCGTGGAGCGCAGCGGGGTCGGCGCGAGCGCGGTGCGCTTCTACCTCGCCGAGGGCCTGCTCCCACCGCCCGAACGCCTCGCCGCCAACCGCTTCGCCTACGACGAGCGCCACGTCGAGCTGCTGCAGCTGATCCGGCTGCTCCGCGAGCGCCGACGCCTCTCGCTGCCGGCGATCCGCCAGCTCCTCCCCGAGCTCCTCCCGGACCTCACCGGGAGCCCCGACGGCGGGGTCTTCCGCCCCGAGCTCTGGCGCCAGCTGCTCGCCCCCCCGGGCGAGAGCGCGCACGGCACCGCCGAGCGGATCGTCGAGGAGGCGCTCGGCGCCTTCAGCGGGCGCGGCTACTTCGACGTCTCGATCGACGACGTCTGCCGGGCGGCGCAGATCGCTAAGGGCTCCTTCTACCGTCACTTCCGCTCCAAGGAGGAGCTGCTCACCGCGGTGGTGCGGCGCGCCACGGCGCGCGTCGCCGCGTCGGTGCGCGAGCCGGAGGCCGCGATCGTGGAGCCGGCGCCCTTCGCCGAGCGCCTCTCGGCGGCGCTCATCCCCTTCCGTTCCCTGCTCTTCGACCTCGCCTCGCTGGCGAGCACCGGCCACGCGGCCGAGTCCGCCGCGCTCGGCGAGATGCTCGCCGACCTCGCCGGGCTGGTCCTCGACGCCGATCCGCTCGCGGACGCCACGACGACCGTCGACGCCGCCCTCGCCGCCCTGGTGCGGGCGAGCGCGGCGGGGGCGGGGGCGCCCGCGCGCGCCGCGGTGGAGGCTCGTTGA
- a CDS encoding DegV family protein has translation MRKVAVITDSSACLPRDLVHRLGIQVLPISVHLPGGELELSEEEGEEGVVLPDGAEDEELSAANRPFVTEYLAAIEGPGFESAVVVTPAIEFAAMYRNAALAAELAERPTVTIDARTAAAGQALVVLAGAEVAARGAPLEEVVRAVEDAAARVELVASLATLESIRRSGPIPDATLGEDGNGAERARTLFRMHGGEVELLGDPSGAEEALRAMAAHVAADRPGGVERVTVFHAGARELADQLAALVGGVDFVSGFSLAMQIHTGRGVVGVAWLPSASSA, from the coding sequence ATGCGGAAGGTGGCGGTGATCACCGACTCGAGCGCGTGCCTCCCCCGCGATCTCGTGCACCGCCTCGGCATCCAGGTCCTCCCGATCAGTGTCCACCTCCCCGGCGGCGAGCTCGAACTCTCAGAGGAGGAGGGCGAGGAGGGCGTCGTGCTGCCTGACGGGGCAGAAGACGAGGAACTCTCCGCCGCCAACCGCCCGTTCGTCACAGAATACCTGGCAGCGATCGAGGGTCCCGGCTTCGAGTCCGCGGTGGTCGTGACCCCGGCCATCGAGTTCGCGGCGATGTACCGCAACGCCGCGCTCGCCGCCGAGCTCGCCGAGCGACCGACGGTGACGATTGACGCCCGCACCGCGGCGGCCGGCCAGGCCCTCGTGGTGCTCGCGGGAGCCGAGGTCGCCGCGCGCGGGGCGCCGCTCGAGGAGGTCGTGCGCGCCGTCGAGGACGCTGCGGCGCGCGTCGAGCTCGTCGCCTCGCTCGCGACGCTCGAGTCGATCCGCCGCAGCGGCCCGATCCCCGACGCGACCCTCGGCGAGGACGGCAACGGCGCCGAGCGGGCGCGCACCCTCTTCCGCATGCACGGCGGCGAGGTGGAGCTCCTCGGGGATCCGAGCGGCGCCGAAGAGGCGTTGCGGGCGATGGCCGCGCACGTCGCCGCCGACCGTCCGGGCGGCGTCGAGCGGGTCACCGTCTTCCACGCCGGGGCCCGCGAGCTCGCTGATCAGCTCGCTGCCCTTGTCGGTGGGGTCGACTTCGTGAGCGGCTTCTCGCTAGCGATGCAGATCCACACCGGTCGCGGCGTCGTGGGGGTCGCCTGGTTGCCGAGTGCCTCGAGCGCTTGA
- a CDS encoding methyltransferase domain-containing protein — translation MTAGTDGRRQHANIARQQRWWTRRAVSWDHGAQNNPGLVKVVERVLAEAAPTAEMAAVDLGCGSGQLTLKLAPKVASVLAVDVSAAMIDLLEGNAAEAGVSNVSGRAASIESLDLAEASVDLIVSNYALHHLRDSDKRIVVERCARWLRPGGRLVIGDMMFGRGGDARDRVIIASKLSLMLRRGPAGWLRIAKNAGRYLLRFQERPVSMSTWVHFLEEAGLGRVVAVPVVNEAAVVRGERPG, via the coding sequence TTGACGGCAGGAACCGACGGACGACGGCAGCACGCGAACATCGCGCGTCAGCAGCGGTGGTGGACGCGGCGCGCCGTGAGCTGGGACCACGGGGCGCAGAACAACCCGGGGCTGGTGAAGGTGGTGGAGCGCGTCCTCGCCGAAGCGGCACCGACCGCCGAAATGGCCGCGGTCGACCTCGGCTGCGGCTCCGGCCAGCTCACCTTGAAGCTCGCCCCGAAGGTCGCCTCCGTCCTCGCCGTGGACGTGAGCGCGGCGATGATCGACCTCCTCGAGGGAAACGCCGCCGAGGCCGGTGTGAGCAACGTCAGCGGGCGCGCCGCGTCGATCGAGTCCCTCGACCTCGCCGAGGCGTCGGTCGACCTCATCGTCTCGAACTACGCGCTCCATCACCTGCGCGACAGCGACAAGCGGATCGTCGTCGAGCGCTGCGCGCGCTGGCTCCGCCCGGGGGGGCGGCTCGTGATCGGCGACATGATGTTCGGTCGCGGCGGCGACGCCCGCGACCGGGTGATCATCGCCTCCAAGCTCTCGCTCATGCTGCGCCGCGGCCCCGCCGGCTGGCTACGGATCGCGAAGAACGCCGGCCGTTACCTCCTCCGCTTCCAGGAGCGCCCCGTGTCGATGTCGACGTGGGTGCACTTCCTCGAGGAGGCGGGCCTCGGGCGCGTCGTGGCAGTGCCGGTGGTCAACGAGGCCGCGGTGGTGCGCGGGGAAAGACCGGGGTGA